One window of Sardina pilchardus chromosome 2, fSarPil1.1, whole genome shotgun sequence genomic DNA carries:
- the slc25a4 gene encoding ADP/ATP translocase 1 — MSDAVTSFMKDFLAGGIAAAISKTAVAPIERVKLLLQVQHASKQITADMQYKGIVDCVVRIPKEQGFLSFWRGNLANVIRYFPTQALNFAFKDKYKKIFLGGVDQKTQFWRWFAGNLASGGAAGATSLCFVYPLDFARTRLAADIGKGSAEREFSGLGNCISKIFKSDGLRGLYLGFNVSVQGIIIYRAAYFGCFDTAKGMLPDPKNTHIVVTWMIAQTVTAAAGIISYPFDTVRRRMMMQSGRKGADIMYKGTMDCWKKITKDEGGKAFFKGAWSNVIRGAGGAFVLVLYDEIKKVV; from the exons ATGTCGGACGCTGTGACTAGTTTCATGAAGGATTTCTTGGCGGGTGGTATCGCCGCTGCCATCTCCAAGACCGCCGTTGCCCCTATCGAGAGAGTAAAActtctgctgcag GTACAACATGCCAGCAAACAAATCACAGCAGATATGCAATATAAAGGTATTGTGGACTGTGTGGTCAGAATCCCCAAAGAGCAGGGCTTCTTGTCCTTCTGGAGAGGCAACCTGGCCAACGTGATCAGGTACTTCCCTACCCAGGCCCTCAACTTTGCCTTCAAGGACAAATACAAGAAGATTTTCCTGGGTGGCGTTGATCAGAAGACACAGTTCTGGCGCTGGTTCGCTGGTAACCTCGCATCTGGAGGAGCAGCCGGTGCCACTTCCCTTTGCTTCGTCTACCCCCTGGACTTCGCCAGAACCAGGCTCGCCGCTGACATCGGTAAAggctcagcagagagagagtttagcGGTCTAGGCAACTGCATTTCCAAGATTTTCAAGTCCGACGGTCTCAGAGGCCTCTACCTTGGGTTCAATGTGTCCGTGCAGGGCATCATCATCTACAGAGCAGCCTACTTCGGTTGCTTCGACACAGCTAAGG GTATGTTGCCAGAccccaagaacacacacatcgtTGTCACCTGGATGATTGCTCAGACTGTCACCGCGGCCGCTGGTATCATCTCATATCCCTTCGACACAGTCAGACGTCGTATGATGATGCAGTCTGGACGTAAAGGAG CTGATATCATGTACAAGGGCACAATGGACTGCTGGAAGAAGATCACCAAGGATGAGGGTGGCAAAGCCTTCTTCAAGGGCGCGTGGTCCAACGTGATCAGAGGTGCGGGTGGCGCATTCGTGTTGGTCCTGTACGACGAGATCAAGAAAGTCGTATAA
- the cfap97 gene encoding cilia- and flagella-associated protein 97 isoform X2 produces the protein MYSPKELEGEVDHSFFDSDCDGEDGQNQNHGNTESKHQSSGSNAVPHGDRSSNEFSIKDKRDENSSQVEDASTDRKETRKPGSEVEDCNGEEKRAASDSASTRGTEEKDGAARTERGSEIRGGVSSRKFSEQRAADNTVVHDGCAETAHEMEKGHLEKDVDEANGGRSALLKASGEHDGSNIGEEDNRQERSHGRSTADTGSRCSSVSSLHSGQERDSEDDECPRSRSPSDGSRLSSTDERELEDFDDPDDYVLDDLDVNANEDGYQRSDESGGSDEDRPPEPPPPRHKPQPLQGTPRKSSGKFRKHSPRPSSSSELESSCSSDAEGYGSSSSELSPPRRALAALATSSPRRRPRLGSAPGGERARGPQRPALESEDTVTDVTPLSTPDMSPAQSFDLPVFAEKAEEPLATAAAATTAWAGEKPKQHNVTVDLNVTAEDDSKREDSDQEDIFPMETKETSSLDQSVRLEDHVDKPMSADPEEHSQVSSAREHSLLSIGSTQSDGRQQRRNFSFRNDEVRRIDRENQRLLRELSRPCPRSRSASTSAGSAHTGPSCGPRRASGPPAPPRLYHSAVNRQRDQKRIERENLALLKRLESVKPSKGITRTEQLADYQRQARYLCTPLPTSTIEDYHSKLETSLSKSSQGRSSRPYSAGVRLGPRPGSRPSPGPTKPSRSTTPRPAWS, from the exons ATGTACAGCCCAAAAGAGCTGGAGGGGGAGGTTGACCATTCTTTTTTTGACAGTGACTGTGACGGTGAAGATGGTCAAAATCAGAACCATGGGAACACAGAGAGCAAACACCAAAGTTCAGGCAGTAATGCAGTCCCTCATGGTGACCGGTCCTCAAATGAGTTTTCAATTAAAGACAAAAGGGATGAAAACAGCTCTCAGGTAGAGGATGCGTCCACTGACCGGAAGGAGACCAGAAAGCCTGGATCAGAAGTGGAGGACTGTAATGGTGAGGAGAAAAGGGCTGCTTCTGACTCGGCGAGTACCAGAGGAACTGAAGAGAAGGATGGTGCTGCAAGAACAGAACGTGGGAGTGAGATAAGGGGTGGCGTTTCCTCAAGAAAGTTCTCTGAACAAAGGGCAGCAGATAATACTGTGGTGCATGATGGATGTGCAGAAACAGCACATGAGATGGAAAAAGGACATTTGGAAAAGGATGTTGATGAGGCAAATGGAGGTAGATCAGCTTTACTGAAAGCTAGTGGTGAACATGATGGCTCAAACATTGGAGAAGAGGACAACAGGCAGGAGCGGAGCCACGGGAGGTCAACAGCGGACACTGGGAGCCGGTGCTCCAGTGTGTCGTCACTTCATTCTGGCCAGGAAAGAGACTCCGAAGACGACGAGTGTCCACGTTCGAGGAGTCCCTCCGACGGGTCGAGACTTTCCTCGACAGAcgagagggagctggaggactTTGATGACCCTGATGATTATGTTCTCGATGACCTCGACGTCAATGCCAATGAGGATGGATACCAGCGGAGCGACGAGTCAGGGGGCAGTGACGAGGACAGACCCCCAGAGCCTCCACCGCCAAGACATAAGCCCCAGCCGTTGCAGGGCACGCCGAGGAAGTCCAGTGGAAAATTCCGGAAGCACAGCCCTcggccttcctcctcctctgagcTGGAGAGCTCTTGCAGTAGCGACGCAGAGGGCtacggctcctcctcctccgagctCTCGCCCCCCAGGAGAGCCCTGGCAGCCCTGGCGACGTCGTCCCCCAGACGGAGACCCCGGCTGGGCTCAGCGCCTGGCGGGGAGAGGGCCCGGGGCCCGCAGAGACCCGCGCTGGAGTCAGAGGACACAGTGACTGACGTCACGCCGCTCTCCACCCCTGACATGAGCCCTGCACAGTCCTTCGACCTACCTGTGTTTGCTGAGAAAGCCGAGGAGCCACTAgcaacagcagctgcagccaCAACCGCATGGGCCGGTGAAAAACCAAAGCAGCACAATGTCACCGTCGACCTGAATGTGACTGCCGAGGACGACTCAAAAAGGGAGGATTCAGATCAAGAAG ACATTTTCCCCATGGAGACGAAGGAGACCAGTTCCCTGGACCAGAGTGTGAGGCTGGAAGATCACGTAGATAAACCCATGAGCGCCGACCCAGAAG AGCACTCCCAGGTGAGCTCGGCCCGTGAGCACAGCCTGCTCAGCATCGGCAGCACACAGAGCGACGGCCGGCAGCAGCGCCGCAACTTCAGCTTCCGCAACGACGAGGTGAGGCGCATCGACCGCGAGAACCAGCGGCTGCTGCGCGAGCTGTCACGGCCCTGCCCTCGCTCGCGCTCCGCCAGCACCAGCGCCGGCTCGGCCCACACGGGGCCCAGCTGCGGCCCACGCCGGGCCAGCGGCCCCCCGGCGCCCCCCCGCCTCTACCACAGCGCTGTCAACCGCCAGCGAGACCAGAAGCGCATCGAGAGGGAGAACCTG GCCCTCCTGAAGAGACTGGAGTCGGTGAAGCCCAGCAAAGGCATAACACGGACAGAGCAGCTGGCAGACTATCAGCGCCAAGCCAGATACCTGTGCACTCCCCTCCCGACCTCTACCATCGAGGACTACCACTCCAAACTAGAGACATCTCTCTCCAAAAGTTCACAAG GGAGGAGCAGCAGGCCTTACAGTGCAGGTGTGCGGCTGGGCCCCAGGCCTGGCTCTCGCCCTTCTCCTGGCCCCACCAAGCCCAGCCGCAGCACCACCCCTCGGCCTGCCTGGTCCTGA
- the cfap97 gene encoding cilia- and flagella-associated protein 97 isoform X1, with protein MYSPKELEGEVDHSFFDSDCDGEDGQNQNHGNTESKHQSSGSNAVPHGDRSSNEFSIKDKRDENSSQVEDASTDRKETRKPGSEVEDCNGEEKRAASDSASTRGTEEKDGAARTERGSEIRGGVSSRKFSEQRAADNTVVHDGCAETAHEMEKGHLEKDVDEANGGRSALLKASGEHDGSNIGEEDNRQERSHGRSTADTGSRCSSVSSLHSGQERDSEDDECPRSRSPSDGSRLSSTDERELEDFDDPDDYVLDDLDVNANEDGYQRSDESGGSDEDRPPEPPPPRHKPQPLQGTPRKSSGKFRKHSPRPSSSSELESSCSSDAEGYGSSSSELSPPRRALAALATSSPRRRPRLGSAPGGERARGPQRPALESEDTVTDVTPLSTPDMSPAQSFDLPVFAEKAEEPLATAAAATTAWAGEKPKQHNVTVDLNVTAEDDSKREDSDQEDIFPMETKETSSLDQSVRLEDHVDKPMSADPEVEHSQVSSAREHSLLSIGSTQSDGRQQRRNFSFRNDEVRRIDRENQRLLRELSRPCPRSRSASTSAGSAHTGPSCGPRRASGPPAPPRLYHSAVNRQRDQKRIERENLALLKRLESVKPSKGITRTEQLADYQRQARYLCTPLPTSTIEDYHSKLETSLSKSSQGRSSRPYSAGVRLGPRPGSRPSPGPTKPSRSTTPRPAWS; from the exons ATGTACAGCCCAAAAGAGCTGGAGGGGGAGGTTGACCATTCTTTTTTTGACAGTGACTGTGACGGTGAAGATGGTCAAAATCAGAACCATGGGAACACAGAGAGCAAACACCAAAGTTCAGGCAGTAATGCAGTCCCTCATGGTGACCGGTCCTCAAATGAGTTTTCAATTAAAGACAAAAGGGATGAAAACAGCTCTCAGGTAGAGGATGCGTCCACTGACCGGAAGGAGACCAGAAAGCCTGGATCAGAAGTGGAGGACTGTAATGGTGAGGAGAAAAGGGCTGCTTCTGACTCGGCGAGTACCAGAGGAACTGAAGAGAAGGATGGTGCTGCAAGAACAGAACGTGGGAGTGAGATAAGGGGTGGCGTTTCCTCAAGAAAGTTCTCTGAACAAAGGGCAGCAGATAATACTGTGGTGCATGATGGATGTGCAGAAACAGCACATGAGATGGAAAAAGGACATTTGGAAAAGGATGTTGATGAGGCAAATGGAGGTAGATCAGCTTTACTGAAAGCTAGTGGTGAACATGATGGCTCAAACATTGGAGAAGAGGACAACAGGCAGGAGCGGAGCCACGGGAGGTCAACAGCGGACACTGGGAGCCGGTGCTCCAGTGTGTCGTCACTTCATTCTGGCCAGGAAAGAGACTCCGAAGACGACGAGTGTCCACGTTCGAGGAGTCCCTCCGACGGGTCGAGACTTTCCTCGACAGAcgagagggagctggaggactTTGATGACCCTGATGATTATGTTCTCGATGACCTCGACGTCAATGCCAATGAGGATGGATACCAGCGGAGCGACGAGTCAGGGGGCAGTGACGAGGACAGACCCCCAGAGCCTCCACCGCCAAGACATAAGCCCCAGCCGTTGCAGGGCACGCCGAGGAAGTCCAGTGGAAAATTCCGGAAGCACAGCCCTcggccttcctcctcctctgagcTGGAGAGCTCTTGCAGTAGCGACGCAGAGGGCtacggctcctcctcctccgagctCTCGCCCCCCAGGAGAGCCCTGGCAGCCCTGGCGACGTCGTCCCCCAGACGGAGACCCCGGCTGGGCTCAGCGCCTGGCGGGGAGAGGGCCCGGGGCCCGCAGAGACCCGCGCTGGAGTCAGAGGACACAGTGACTGACGTCACGCCGCTCTCCACCCCTGACATGAGCCCTGCACAGTCCTTCGACCTACCTGTGTTTGCTGAGAAAGCCGAGGAGCCACTAgcaacagcagctgcagccaCAACCGCATGGGCCGGTGAAAAACCAAAGCAGCACAATGTCACCGTCGACCTGAATGTGACTGCCGAGGACGACTCAAAAAGGGAGGATTCAGATCAAGAAG ACATTTTCCCCATGGAGACGAAGGAGACCAGTTCCCTGGACCAGAGTGTGAGGCTGGAAGATCACGTAGATAAACCCATGAGCGCCGACCCAGAAG tagAGCACTCCCAGGTGAGCTCGGCCCGTGAGCACAGCCTGCTCAGCATCGGCAGCACACAGAGCGACGGCCGGCAGCAGCGCCGCAACTTCAGCTTCCGCAACGACGAGGTGAGGCGCATCGACCGCGAGAACCAGCGGCTGCTGCGCGAGCTGTCACGGCCCTGCCCTCGCTCGCGCTCCGCCAGCACCAGCGCCGGCTCGGCCCACACGGGGCCCAGCTGCGGCCCACGCCGGGCCAGCGGCCCCCCGGCGCCCCCCCGCCTCTACCACAGCGCTGTCAACCGCCAGCGAGACCAGAAGCGCATCGAGAGGGAGAACCTG GCCCTCCTGAAGAGACTGGAGTCGGTGAAGCCCAGCAAAGGCATAACACGGACAGAGCAGCTGGCAGACTATCAGCGCCAAGCCAGATACCTGTGCACTCCCCTCCCGACCTCTACCATCGAGGACTACCACTCCAAACTAGAGACATCTCTCTCCAAAAGTTCACAAG GGAGGAGCAGCAGGCCTTACAGTGCAGGTGTGCGGCTGGGCCCCAGGCCTGGCTCTCGCCCTTCTCCTGGCCCCACCAAGCCCAGCCGCAGCACCACCCCTCGGCCTGCCTGGTCCTGA